One window of Streptococcus suis genomic DNA carries:
- a CDS encoding M15 family metallopeptidase, producing MMNKKSLSFLLLSALLLTACGQSESKVESSKSNDTSHSSKTAQTKTEVSSETSETAEGSENSSDASSSSEQAEETIATDANYNGSYYSVQGKYGPVVIANKKHPLAASYAPGEDPQALVAFQSLIADMQAQGFAVSHSYSGFRSYETQAGLYQSYVNRDGQVAADTYSARPGYSEHQTGLAFDLMDSAGNLLEEPTAANWVAKNAHNYGFIVRYQPGKEAITGYMAEAWHLRYIGQEATDIYNSGLTLEEYFGVAGGGYQ from the coding sequence ATGATGAATAAAAAAAGCTTGAGTTTTCTCTTGCTCTCCGCTCTGCTCTTAACAGCATGCGGCCAATCAGAAAGCAAGGTAGAATCAAGTAAATCAAATGACACCAGTCATTCAAGCAAGACAGCGCAAACCAAGACTGAAGTGTCATCAGAAACCAGCGAAACTGCTGAAGGGTCAGAAAACAGTAGCGATGCTAGTTCGTCGTCTGAACAGGCCGAGGAGACCATTGCTACAGATGCAAACTACAACGGCTCTTATTACAGTGTCCAAGGGAAATACGGACCAGTTGTCATTGCCAATAAAAAGCATCCTCTGGCAGCTTCCTACGCTCCAGGTGAGGACCCGCAAGCTTTGGTAGCCTTCCAGAGCCTGATTGCAGACATGCAGGCACAAGGGTTCGCTGTATCGCATTCCTATAGTGGTTTCCGTTCTTACGAGACCCAGGCTGGGCTCTATCAGTCCTATGTTAATCGTGATGGTCAGGTTGCTGCCGATACCTATTCAGCCCGTCCAGGCTATAGTGAGCATCAGACAGGCTTAGCATTTGACCTCATGGACAGCGCTGGCAATCTCTTAGAAGAGCCGACCGCAGCCAACTGGGTAGCTAAAAACGCCCACAACTATGGCTTTATCGTTCGGTATCAGCCTGGAAAAGAAGCCATCACAGGCTACATGGCTGAAGCCTGGCACCTGCGTTATATTGGCCAAGAAGCGACTGATATTTACAATTCTGGCCTGACTCTGGAAGAGTATTTCGGCGTTGCTGGCGGCGGTTATCAATAA